The Calditerrivibrio nitroreducens DSM 19672 genome window below encodes:
- a CDS encoding thioredoxin domain-containing protein — translation MKTVLNSLRDENSLYLLQHADNPVKWISWSNYLKIKDSVVKPLFISIGYSSCHWCHVMAEESFSDENIASFLNDNFTPIKIDREEYPDLDKKYQFFAQITGSKGGWPLTIFADLDGSPFYAGTYFPKEDRYGIPSLMRILESINNLYKNSYEKVKLTVENYQNFITKFYDCESLESKETDSNAFKDLFDYKNGGLKGSAKFPNIPVMEYLLDHGDDSDIMEFLVKTADALCLSGIYDHIDGGFFRYTVDSDWNIPHFEKMLYDNALNISFLSKLYEKTENDLYLYTAKKTADFCIEFFDTEYGFGASYDADSYDENGNKREGYFYTLTEEAFADLTVEEVRLLSEHCYFNNNHIRINNFINIDIFRKLQSIFSKISIRRSNLKKRPNFDNKVIFSWNCLMISALLDFYEVSSDEFYFNKALDSYFKIFHTMYVDGEINRVSYRGKLLKHSVLEDYVYFLSSTNKIFSITKDKNFLNIGKKILHDILEKFYIKNILWYNRSSDVVDIFDDATPSSFGLFLKECEMLGRYVDLNVDLDRFVEFAKKMHSNYPFATPSLAIFLEKKYIN, via the coding sequence ATGAAAACAGTCTTAAATAGCTTAAGGGATGAAAACAGTCTGTATTTGCTTCAACATGCCGATAATCCTGTAAAATGGATAAGTTGGAGTAATTATTTAAAAATCAAAGATTCAGTTGTTAAGCCACTTTTTATAAGTATAGGTTATTCTTCATGTCATTGGTGTCATGTGATGGCGGAGGAGTCATTTTCAGATGAAAATATAGCGTCTTTTTTGAACGATAATTTTACACCCATAAAGATCGATAGGGAAGAATATCCTGACCTGGATAAAAAGTATCAATTTTTTGCTCAGATTACGGGAAGTAAAGGAGGATGGCCTTTAACTATTTTCGCAGATCTGGATGGTTCTCCGTTTTATGCAGGGACTTACTTTCCAAAAGAGGATAGATATGGGATACCATCTCTTATGAGAATACTTGAATCAATCAACAATTTGTATAAAAATTCTTATGAAAAAGTGAAATTAACAGTAGAAAACTATCAAAATTTTATTACGAAATTTTACGATTGTGAAAGTTTAGAATCTAAAGAAACAGATTCTAATGCTTTTAAAGACCTTTTCGATTATAAAAATGGTGGACTAAAAGGGAGCGCAAAATTTCCAAATATACCTGTCATGGAGTATCTATTGGATCACGGCGATGATAGTGACATTATGGAATTTTTGGTCAAGACGGCGGATGCATTATGTTTATCCGGCATCTATGACCACATAGATGGTGGTTTTTTCCGGTATACTGTTGATAGTGATTGGAATATTCCGCATTTTGAAAAAATGCTCTATGATAATGCATTAAATATCTCTTTTCTTTCGAAGCTTTATGAAAAAACAGAAAATGACTTATATCTCTATACTGCTAAAAAAACCGCAGATTTTTGTATAGAATTTTTTGATACTGAGTATGGGTTTGGTGCATCTTATGATGCTGATAGTTATGATGAAAATGGTAATAAGAGGGAAGGTTATTTTTATACCTTAACTGAGGAAGCTTTTGCTGATCTGACTGTTGAGGAAGTAAGGCTTTTATCGGAGCATTGTTATTTCAATAATAACCATATCCGTATTAATAACTTCATTAATATAGATATTTTTCGAAAGTTACAGTCAATATTTTCAAAAATTTCAATCAGAAGATCAAATTTAAAAAAACGACCAAACTTTGATAACAAAGTCATATTTTCCTGGAACTGTCTGATGATCAGCGCGTTGTTAGATTTTTATGAAGTTTCATCAGACGAGTTTTATTTCAATAAGGCTTTGGATAGTTATTTTAAAATATTTCATACGATGTATGTGGATGGGGAAATAAATCGTGTATCATATCGAGGTAAACTACTAAAACATTCAGTGTTGGAGGATTATGTATATTTTCTATCCAGTACGAATAAAATTTTTTCTATTACCAAGGACAAAAATTTTCTAAACATTGGAAAGAAGATTTTACATGATATATTAGAAAAATTTTACATCAAAAATATTTTATGGTATAATAGAAGTAGTGACGTGGTGGACATTTTTGATGATGCCACACCTTCTTCTTTTGGTTTATTTTTAAAGGAGTGTGAGATGCTTGGTAGATATGTAGATTTGAATGTGGACTTGGATAGATTTGTAGAATTTGCAAAAAAAATGCATTCAAACTATCCTTTTGCTACTCCGTCGTTGGCTATTTTTTTAGAAAAAAAATATATAAATTAA
- the speA gene encoding biosynthetic arginine decarboxylase has protein sequence MLDYGIRIWSDDDFKIEKGKIVVNYGKKPAIIDIVKDIRDEGYKGPLLIRFPHLIKEQIDLLFKAFKKSMKEYGYQGGFNALFPLKVNQFPNFVIPLMEMTKGIPYGLEAGSKPELIIAMAYNNPGSPIMVNGFKDKEMISLGFIAAKMGHDITLTIEGLNELETILTVAKEMGKPYPKIGLRIRLHSSGIGIWAKSGGINSKFGLTSSELIEAMNMLKNSNMLEYFTMIHFHIGSQISEISPLKKALREAGNIHAELYKMGAHNLKSIDLGGGLAVEYAQHDGLSQRHYTLEEYASDVVFLLKTIAHNKHVPDPDIYLEAGRFVAAKHAVLVAPVLELFSQEYDQRELQLKPKNPPLIDELYELYNLMNEKNAIEYLHDSLDHMESLLTLFDLGYIDLLDRSNTEILVHLIIKKAVDLLKHKKYDEILNIQNMIQEKYLLNCSFFQSLPDYWGLGQTFPVTPLDRLNEKPTRSASLWDITCDSDGEIAFDIRKPLFLHDVDINKEEYFLGFFLVGAYQEILGMQHNLFTHPTEFSVVFDDEGNYEITNLLEAQNILDILDDLDYDIKDIERKLKQYIEESDYISDDKRKDVLGRLYLYLSENAYLKTIVSYKDE, from the coding sequence ATGCTGGATTATGGTATAAGAATCTGGTCTGATGATGATTTTAAGATAGAAAAAGGTAAGATTGTGGTGAATTACGGCAAGAAGCCAGCCATTATAGATATAGTAAAAGATATAAGAGATGAAGGGTACAAGGGACCTCTACTTATAAGATTTCCCCATCTTATCAAGGAACAGATAGACCTTCTTTTTAAAGCTTTTAAAAAATCGATGAAAGAGTATGGATATCAGGGTGGTTTCAATGCATTGTTTCCTCTAAAAGTGAATCAATTTCCAAATTTTGTAATCCCCCTAATGGAGATGACAAAAGGGATACCATACGGGCTTGAAGCTGGTAGTAAACCGGAGCTTATCATCGCCATGGCTTATAACAATCCGGGTTCCCCGATTATGGTAAATGGATTTAAAGACAAGGAGATGATATCACTGGGATTTATAGCTGCCAAGATGGGACACGACATTACTCTGACTATTGAAGGTCTAAATGAGCTTGAAACCATATTAACCGTTGCAAAAGAGATGGGGAAACCATACCCAAAGATCGGATTGAGAATAAGACTCCACAGTTCAGGAATAGGTATATGGGCAAAAAGTGGAGGTATAAACTCAAAATTTGGGCTTACTTCGTCTGAACTTATAGAAGCTATGAATATGCTAAAAAATAGTAATATGCTTGAGTATTTCACTATGATACATTTTCATATAGGTTCACAGATAAGTGAAATCTCACCGCTGAAAAAGGCTTTGAGGGAGGCAGGAAATATTCACGCTGAGCTTTATAAAATGGGGGCACATAATTTAAAATCGATAGATCTTGGGGGTGGTCTTGCGGTGGAATATGCACAACATGATGGACTTTCCCAGAGGCATTATACTCTTGAAGAGTATGCTAGTGATGTGGTATTCCTGCTTAAGACTATTGCCCACAATAAACATGTCCCAGATCCAGACATCTATCTGGAAGCTGGTAGATTCGTAGCTGCCAAACATGCCGTCCTTGTGGCTCCTGTATTGGAGCTATTTTCACAGGAATATGACCAGAGGGAGTTGCAGCTAAAGCCGAAAAATCCCCCTTTGATAGACGAGCTTTATGAACTGTACAATTTGATGAATGAGAAAAATGCCATAGAGTATCTGCACGACAGCTTAGACCATATGGAATCTCTGTTGACACTTTTCGATCTGGGTTACATAGATCTTTTAGACCGTAGCAACACGGAAATATTGGTTCATCTTATCATTAAAAAGGCTGTGGATCTTCTAAAACACAAAAAGTATGACGAGATATTAAACATACAGAATATGATACAGGAGAAATACCTTTTGAATTGCTCATTTTTTCAAAGTTTGCCTGACTATTGGGGATTGGGTCAGACATTCCCCGTGACTCCACTTGATAGATTAAACGAAAAGCCCACAAGATCTGCCAGCTTGTGGGATATCACATGCGATAGTGATGGAGAGATAGCATTTGACATCAGAAAACCTCTTTTTCTTCATGATGTTGATATAAACAAGGAGGAATACTTCCTTGGTTTTTTTCTTGTGGGGGCTTACCAGGAGATTTTGGGTATGCAGCACAATCTTTTTACCCATCCTACAGAATTTTCTGTGGTATTTGATGATGAAGGTAACTATGAGATTACAAATCTTCTGGAAGCGCAAAATATTTTAGATATCTTAGATGATCTTGATTACGACATTAAGGATATTGAGAGAAAATTAAAACAGTACATAGAAGAGTCAGATTATATAAGCGATGACAAGAGGAAAGATGTATTGGGACGATTATATCTATATTTGAGTGAAAATGCATACTTAAAAACAATCGTAAGTTATAAGGATGAGTAG
- a CDS encoding ATP-dependent helicase, whose amino-acid sequence MSRFVYDDLNSTQKDAILYNDGPLLVIAGAGTGKTRVITYKIAYLLKEMGIPPENILAVTFTNKAADEMLKRVVHLVGKSGKGIWIGTFHSVALRMLRRDGHLLGLPSNFSVIDQDDRIAVIREILKLFNIDPKKYPPKMYLSLISNYKNTLEFVDEVPISFEEYKFNEIFRTYQDTLKKMAVVDFDDMLSLVVRLLKRNPDIKYFYRQLFRYLLVDEFQDTNAIQMEFLTNLVDKDGFITAVGDDDQSIYGWRGAEIKNILNFENYFPNARIIKLVDNYRSGFSILDTANRLICNNKYRKGKDLKPYKNIKGDVFVHRFENEMEEASFVSNKISELLRNNVPPDEIAILYRANAQSRNFEVELNKKGIPFKVMGSVGFYGRKEIKDILSYLRLFSNPYDIQSFKRAVKIPHRGIGDATIDKISQFAINNGVDIWTAIKEFSDGLTAKAKKSLDDFLNIFNNFEYLSVSEMIRRIVEEVDYETFLSQYEDQFEVEKRMENVNELVNAAAQQEEQGELTLSDFLATTTLQTSIDEDTSGFVKLMTIHSAKGLEFDTVFLTGLEEGVFPLYRAMENEWEMEEERRLCYVGITRSKERLYITHVDRRLFYGKAQFLKPSPFIDEIKSVFSRDHTYGRVYHERFGEGKVFKIEGSGDNARVTVNFDKYGYKTIIAKFLKFY is encoded by the coding sequence ATGAGTAGATTTGTGTATGACGACCTAAACTCTACCCAGAAGGATGCAATTTTATATAACGATGGGCCATTGTTGGTGATAGCTGGTGCTGGAACCGGGAAAACAAGGGTAATTACATATAAAATTGCCTATCTTTTGAAAGAGATGGGTATACCACCTGAGAATATATTGGCTGTTACATTTACTAACAAAGCAGCTGATGAGATGCTAAAGAGGGTTGTGCATCTTGTTGGTAAATCTGGAAAGGGTATTTGGATAGGAACTTTTCACTCTGTAGCTTTGAGGATGTTGCGGAGAGATGGACACCTGTTAGGTTTACCTTCAAATTTTTCAGTTATCGATCAGGATGACAGGATAGCTGTAATTAGGGAAATTTTAAAACTATTCAATATTGATCCAAAAAAGTATCCACCTAAAATGTACCTAAGTCTTATAAGTAATTATAAAAATACGCTCGAATTTGTGGATGAAGTACCTATTTCTTTTGAAGAATATAAGTTTAATGAAATCTTTAGAACCTATCAGGATACCTTAAAAAAAATGGCCGTGGTTGATTTTGATGATATGCTTTCCCTTGTTGTACGATTGTTGAAAAGAAATCCTGATATCAAATATTTTTATCGACAACTTTTTAGATATCTCCTTGTGGATGAATTTCAGGATACGAATGCCATTCAGATGGAATTTTTGACTAATCTTGTTGATAAGGATGGTTTTATAACTGCTGTAGGAGATGATGATCAATCTATCTATGGCTGGAGGGGTGCAGAAATAAAGAATATTTTAAATTTTGAAAATTATTTTCCAAATGCCAGAATCATAAAGCTTGTGGATAATTATAGAAGTGGTTTTAGCATCCTTGATACTGCTAATAGATTGATTTGCAATAATAAATATAGAAAGGGGAAGGATCTTAAACCGTATAAAAATATAAAAGGTGATGTTTTTGTACATCGATTTGAAAACGAAATGGAAGAGGCTTCATTCGTATCCAATAAGATTTCTGAACTTTTAAGGAATAATGTTCCACCTGATGAGATTGCAATATTATACAGGGCAAATGCACAGTCCAGGAATTTTGAAGTGGAATTGAACAAAAAGGGGATCCCTTTTAAAGTCATGGGTAGTGTTGGTTTTTATGGTAGAAAAGAGATAAAGGATATCCTTTCTTATCTTAGACTATTTTCGAATCCGTATGATATTCAGTCTTTTAAGAGGGCTGTTAAGATACCCCATAGGGGTATAGGGGATGCCACCATCGATAAAATATCCCAATTTGCAATCAATAATGGGGTCGATATCTGGACTGCAATTAAGGAGTTTTCGGATGGATTGACGGCAAAAGCAAAAAAATCGTTGGATGATTTTCTTAATATTTTTAACAATTTTGAATATCTTTCGGTATCTGAAATGATCAGGCGGATTGTTGAAGAAGTTGATTATGAAACATTTTTGAGTCAGTATGAGGATCAATTTGAAGTTGAAAAAAGGATGGAAAACGTAAATGAGTTGGTCAATGCAGCGGCACAACAGGAGGAACAAGGGGAATTGACGTTATCCGATTTCCTTGCAACCACAACCCTCCAAACAAGTATAGACGAAGATACAAGTGGATTCGTTAAGCTTATGACGATTCATTCAGCAAAGGGGTTGGAGTTTGATACCGTATTTCTCACAGGATTGGAAGAAGGGGTGTTCCCTCTTTATCGAGCCATGGAGAATGAATGGGAGATGGAGGAGGAGAGAAGACTCTGTTATGTGGGTATAACAAGATCTAAAGAAAGGTTATACATTACACATGTTGATAGAAGGCTTTTTTATGGTAAAGCTCAATTCTTAAAACCATCACCATTTATTGATGAAATAAAATCAGTTTTTTCCAGGGATCATACATATGGGAGGGTGTACCACGAAAGATTTGGGGAAGGGAAGGTTTTTAAAATTGAGGGTAGTGGGGATAATGCAAGAGTTACGGTTAATTTTGATAAATATGGATATAAAACGATTATTGCAAAATTTTTAAAATTTTACTAA
- a CDS encoding c-type cytochrome, whose product MKFFYYLLAVLILSSLAFAEKKNYDRDEARRISKVCAGCHGTDGAAPGHSIPTIGGQQNEYLYKTMVEFRDGKRAGTVMAKISQAYTDDKSQLVADYFSEQKWVNTKVKIDKKLVEAGKKLSKECVDCHGKNGKGEGANPRIAGQHPFYLELALKEYKEGKRGDVPEMDLVKNFDEKQIKALASYFASLK is encoded by the coding sequence ATGAAGTTTTTTTACTACTTACTTGCTGTTTTAATTCTCAGCTCTCTTGCTTTTGCTGAGAAAAAAAATTATGATAGGGATGAAGCCAGAAGAATTTCAAAAGTATGTGCCGGTTGTCATGGTACAGATGGTGCTGCTCCAGGTCACTCTATCCCGACTATTGGTGGCCAACAAAATGAATATCTTTACAAAACGATGGTAGAATTTAGGGACGGCAAAAGGGCAGGCACTGTAATGGCAAAAATTTCACAGGCCTATACTGATGATAAATCCCAATTGGTGGCTGATTATTTTTCTGAGCAGAAATGGGTTAATACGAAAGTTAAGATTGATAAAAAATTGGTAGAAGCAGGTAAAAAATTATCAAAAGAATGTGTCGATTGCCACGGTAAAAATGGTAAAGGGGAAGGTGCAAACCCAAGAATAGCAGGCCAGCACCCTTTTTATCTTGAATTAGCACTCAAAGAGTATAAGGAAGGAAAAAGAGGGGATGTTCCGGAGATGGATTTGGTTAAAAATTTTGACGAAAAACAGATTAAAGCACTTGCGTCTTATTTTGCAAGTTTGAAATAG
- a CDS encoding NAD(P)/FAD-dependent oxidoreductase codes for MKRRDFIKTTTALGIGLTLSSKAVFASESKKELLPKKQTRVAIIGGGFGGATTAKYIKMLNPKLDVVLIDQHDIFYSCPMSNHVIVGLSNIKEISFKYDILQKKYGVKFLKKEVENIDGVSKKVLFKDGFLTYDILVVSPGIGFKYDEAIGYTKDVAEVLPHAWKAGEQTLKLAKMLKELPKGGTVLLRVPKAPYRCPPGPYERSCLIAWYLKTYKPGSKILVIDENDDVTSKGKLFKAAFAELYKDILEYTPDVNVLNIDAKNRVIKTSKGDIKADLINFIPDQKANDSAFKFGLIPEGKLWAPVDSWTLESTLVKDVYVIGDSANRGSFGTVPHSGYIANSMGKVVAEAIVAKLNGKNPPRPFMMNTCYSMVSNEEAIWVATVYEYNDDKKLTVQVGKAGGVPEQRSKIDKENQYSWANSIWEDTFM; via the coding sequence ATGAAGAGAAGAGATTTTATAAAGACTACTACAGCATTAGGGATAGGATTGACTCTCTCAAGTAAAGCAGTTTTTGCCTCAGAATCAAAGAAAGAGCTATTACCCAAAAAGCAAACAAGGGTGGCAATAATTGGGGGAGGTTTTGGTGGAGCAACTACTGCTAAATATATAAAAATGCTCAACCCAAAATTGGATGTTGTGCTTATAGATCAACATGATATTTTTTATTCATGTCCTATGAGCAACCACGTTATAGTGGGGCTTTCAAATATTAAAGAGATTTCTTTTAAATACGATATTTTGCAGAAAAAGTATGGGGTGAAATTTCTCAAAAAAGAGGTGGAGAATATAGATGGAGTATCCAAAAAGGTATTGTTTAAAGATGGCTTTTTGACTTACGACATCCTGGTGGTTTCTCCGGGGATTGGTTTTAAGTATGATGAAGCTATAGGTTACACAAAAGATGTGGCGGAAGTATTACCACATGCATGGAAAGCTGGCGAGCAGACGCTAAAATTGGCCAAAATGTTAAAGGAACTTCCAAAAGGTGGTACTGTACTTTTGAGGGTGCCTAAAGCTCCATACAGATGTCCTCCTGGACCTTATGAGAGATCATGCTTGATTGCCTGGTATCTAAAAACTTATAAACCAGGTAGCAAAATATTAGTTATAGATGAAAATGATGATGTCACTTCAAAAGGGAAACTTTTCAAAGCTGCATTTGCTGAGCTTTATAAGGATATCCTTGAATATACCCCAGATGTGAATGTCTTAAATATCGATGCCAAAAATAGAGTTATTAAGACTTCTAAAGGTGATATTAAAGCTGATCTCATTAATTTTATCCCTGACCAAAAAGCCAACGATTCTGCGTTTAAATTTGGGTTGATTCCTGAAGGTAAGCTATGGGCACCTGTTGATAGCTGGACACTGGAGTCGACTCTGGTGAAAGATGTGTATGTTATTGGAGATAGTGCAAATAGAGGTAGTTTTGGCACCGTACCGCACTCCGGATATATTGCAAACTCTATGGGGAAAGTTGTGGCTGAAGCTATAGTGGCAAAACTCAACGGGAAAAATCCACCAAGGCCATTCATGATGAATACATGTTATAGTATGGTAAGTAATGAAGAAGCTATATGGGTTGCTACTGTATATGAGTATAATGATGATAAAAAATTAACAGTTCAGGTTGGTAAAGCAGGTGGTGTACCTGAGCAAAGAAGCAAAATTGACAAAGAAAATCAGTATAGCTGGGCTAATAGCATCTGGGAAGATACGTTTATGTGA
- a CDS encoding SPL family radical SAM protein, protein MIYLDKTCLGGNFHKIFEQKGLQFEVVDGSDCFEDNKKNIYITSQKNRFVHQCPATREYRCCNYMVVDAVEGCPFDCSYCILQVYLNHNFIKVYDDLEGIRESIISLDKSGKCRIGTGELSDSLAIDNILCMTDFLIPIVNKCENIQFEFKTKSTNIANLFKHNPKNVIVSFSLNPQEIVNSEEHFASPVVARIKAAKELSDYGYKVSFHFDPLIDWDNFEELYGDLLDQLFDSVDEKKVEFISISTFRFIPELADIIRIKFPETKLLSSRFIRGLDGKMRYFKSRRVEMLRFIINRLNKNWPTVFTYFCMEDKSIWRRLKGFDPGLREEFEKNFKWYRNESIID, encoded by the coding sequence ATGATTTATCTTGATAAAACCTGTCTGGGTGGTAATTTTCATAAAATTTTTGAGCAAAAAGGTTTGCAGTTTGAAGTGGTTGATGGAAGTGATTGTTTTGAAGATAATAAAAAGAATATCTATATCACATCCCAGAAAAATAGATTTGTACATCAATGCCCTGCCACCAGGGAGTATAGATGTTGTAATTATATGGTTGTGGATGCTGTGGAGGGTTGTCCTTTTGACTGCTCCTATTGTATATTGCAGGTGTATTTGAATCATAATTTTATAAAAGTGTATGATGATTTGGAAGGGATAAGGGAGAGTATTATATCTCTTGATAAATCAGGAAAATGCAGAATTGGGACGGGTGAACTTTCTGACAGTCTGGCGATTGATAATATCCTATGTATGACAGATTTTTTGATACCGATAGTTAACAAATGTGAAAATATTCAATTCGAATTTAAGACCAAGTCCACAAATATAGCTAATCTATTTAAACATAATCCAAAAAATGTTATCGTGTCATTTAGTCTAAACCCTCAGGAGATTGTCAATTCTGAAGAGCATTTTGCTTCACCGGTGGTTGCAAGGATAAAAGCTGCTAAGGAACTGTCAGATTATGGTTATAAGGTCTCTTTTCATTTTGATCCCTTGATTGACTGGGATAATTTTGAAGAGTTATACGGCGATTTATTGGATCAGCTATTTGACAGTGTAGATGAAAAAAAAGTCGAGTTTATAAGTATATCCACTTTTAGATTTATCCCCGAACTGGCTGACATTATAAGGATTAAGTTTCCTGAGACTAAACTATTAAGCAGTAGATTTATTAGAGGTCTTGATGGGAAGATGAGGTATTTTAAATCAAGAAGGGTCGAAATGCTTCGTTTTATAATAAATCGATTAAATAAAAATTGGCCTACAGTTTTTACATACTTCTGTATGGAAGATAAAAGTATATGGCGGAGATTAAAAGGGTTTGATCCCGGATTGAGGGAAGAATTTGAAAAAAACTTTAAGTGGTACAGGAATGAAAGTATTATCGATTGA
- a CDS encoding IclR family transcriptional regulator — protein MVTKNTVKLVQSVAHVLQLFEVFRTADYKEEFGVTELSKILGLHKNNVFRLLATLEARGYIEQNKSTENYRLGIEIFDLGQKYLSKLGLLKLARPFMEKIVSEINESVYIGILKDGVVVYLDIVEANQTIKIVPRVGKDVPAYCTAIGKIQLAYASEEELNKMYMGARLKKYTDKTITSLPELKKHLKMVSENDYALDDEEFEESVRNIGVPIKNYEGISVAGISVTGPVCRMSMDRIEKEILPVLKKYSREISKRLGFQG, from the coding sequence ATGGTTACTAAAAATACAGTGAAGCTTGTTCAATCTGTGGCACATGTTTTGCAGCTTTTTGAGGTTTTTAGAACTGCTGATTACAAAGAGGAATTTGGAGTTACAGAACTCAGCAAAATTTTAGGTCTTCACAAAAACAATGTATTTAGACTACTTGCCACATTAGAAGCAAGAGGGTATATTGAGCAAAATAAATCAACAGAAAACTACAGGCTGGGGATAGAAATTTTTGATCTGGGACAGAAGTATTTAAGTAAATTAGGCTTACTAAAATTGGCAAGACCTTTTATGGAAAAAATTGTTTCAGAAATAAACGAATCTGTCTACATAGGGATTTTAAAAGATGGTGTAGTTGTTTATCTTGATATAGTTGAAGCGAATCAGACCATAAAGATAGTTCCCAGGGTTGGAAAAGATGTACCGGCTTACTGTACCGCTATCGGTAAAATACAGTTGGCGTATGCTTCGGAGGAAGAGCTAAACAAAATGTACATGGGAGCAAGGCTGAAAAAATATACAGATAAGACCATTACATCCCTTCCAGAGCTTAAAAAGCATCTAAAGATGGTATCAGAAAATGACTATGCTTTAGATGATGAAGAATTTGAAGAATCAGTAAGAAATATTGGTGTTCCTATAAAAAATTATGAAGGGATTTCTGTAGCAGGTATCAGTGTAACCGGTCCTGTGTGCAGAATGAGTATGGATAGAATAGAAAAAGAGATATTGCCAGTTTTGAAAAAATATTCGAGAGAGATATCCAAAAGATTAGGTTTCCAGGGATAA
- the ftsY gene encoding signal recognition particle-docking protein FtsY yields the protein MGFFDIFKKKKNDEQREEDEKGFLNRLKEGLSKTSSKLVGGIEAIILGRKKIDDDLLEELEELFITADIGVNTTIKIIEKVKNDVSRNILKDPVELKNAIKDELIKILSIDNSLKKVDTSPFVILVVGVNGTGKTTTIAKLARMFKNNGFSVLLAAGDTFRAAAIDQLQVWGDRIGVPVVKQSEGSDSAAVIYDAVESAKARGNDIVIADTAGRLHNKFNLMNELKKIVKVLGKSVVDAPHEVLLVIDATSGQNAIEQAKRFKEDVGVTGIVLTKLDGTAKGGVIVGIVDETGIPVKFIGFGEKMDDLKPFDAKLFVDALFEQQR from the coding sequence ATGGGATTTTTCGATATATTTAAAAAGAAAAAAAATGATGAACAACGGGAAGAAGATGAAAAAGGTTTTTTAAACCGTTTGAAGGAGGGTCTTTCTAAGACCTCTTCCAAACTTGTGGGTGGTATAGAAGCGATTATTTTAGGAAGAAAAAAGATTGACGATGATTTACTGGAAGAGTTGGAGGAGCTTTTTATTACTGCGGACATAGGTGTGAATACTACGATTAAAATCATTGAAAAGGTGAAAAATGACGTTTCCAGAAATATACTGAAAGATCCGGTGGAGCTTAAAAACGCCATAAAAGATGAATTGATAAAGATATTGAGTATTGATAATAGTTTAAAAAAGGTGGATACGTCACCTTTTGTAATCCTGGTGGTGGGTGTAAATGGTACAGGAAAGACAACCACAATAGCGAAGCTGGCAAGGATGTTTAAGAATAATGGTTTTTCTGTTTTACTTGCTGCTGGGGATACATTTAGGGCTGCCGCAATAGATCAGCTTCAGGTTTGGGGTGACAGAATTGGAGTGCCTGTGGTGAAACAATCTGAAGGTAGTGATTCTGCTGCTGTTATTTACGATGCTGTGGAATCTGCTAAAGCCAGAGGGAACGATATCGTAATTGCTGATACAGCAGGTAGATTGCATAATAAATTTAATCTTATGAATGAGTTGAAAAAAATAGTTAAAGTGTTAGGTAAATCTGTGGTAGATGCTCCCCATGAGGTTTTACTGGTTATTGATGCCACCAGTGGTCAAAATGCCATCGAGCAGGCTAAAAGGTTTAAAGAGGATGTGGGGGTCACCGGAATAGTTCTTACCAAACTTGATGGAACAGCTAAGGGCGGAGTAATCGTTGGTATTGTGGATGAAACAGGAATTCCTGTGAAATTCATAGGTTTTGGTGAGAAAATGGATGATTTGAAACCTTTTGATGCGAAACTTTTTGTTGATGCATTATTTGAACAGCAAAGATGA